A single Sporosarcina sp. FSL W8-0480 DNA region contains:
- a CDS encoding thiolase family protein has product MREVVIIEGVRTAVARRKGGFSDYRPDELAAVVLEELMNRAKIDKSEVEDVILGCVTQTGEQGGNIARTAALIAGFPVHVPGVTIDRQCGSSQQAVHFASQAIASGDMEIVIAGGVESMTRVPMLSTIANVKPSSRLTEKHEIINQGLSAERIAEKWGLSREELDHFSYESHQKAIRAIVEGKFEAEIVPVVVNRADGVVDTVAKDEGPRPDSTPEVLAGLKTVFDENGVITAGNASQMSDGASAVLLMSKEKAEEHGIKPLARIVARTVVGSDPTLMLTGPIEATKKVLEKANLSIEDMDVYEVNEAFAPVPLAWLKETGANPEKLNPNGGAIALGHPLGATGTKLLVSLVNELHRTGGKYGLLAICEGMGMANATIIERL; this is encoded by the coding sequence TTGAGAGAAGTTGTAATTATAGAAGGTGTAAGGACTGCAGTTGCGAGAAGGAAAGGCGGTTTTTCGGACTACCGGCCAGACGAACTCGCTGCAGTCGTCCTTGAAGAATTAATGAATAGAGCAAAAATCGATAAAAGTGAAGTAGAAGACGTCATTTTAGGATGTGTCACCCAAACGGGAGAACAGGGAGGGAATATCGCGAGAACCGCAGCATTGATTGCCGGATTCCCGGTTCATGTGCCGGGTGTAACAATCGACCGACAATGCGGGTCAAGTCAACAAGCTGTACATTTCGCTTCTCAGGCAATTGCGTCGGGGGATATGGAAATCGTCATTGCAGGTGGAGTTGAAAGCATGACGAGGGTGCCGATGCTTTCAACTATCGCAAACGTAAAGCCAAGCTCAAGGCTTACCGAAAAACATGAAATCATCAACCAAGGACTTTCCGCAGAACGAATCGCTGAAAAATGGGGACTATCCCGTGAGGAGCTTGATCATTTTTCGTATGAAAGCCATCAAAAAGCAATACGGGCTATTGTAGAAGGTAAATTCGAAGCCGAAATTGTGCCGGTTGTTGTGAATCGCGCCGATGGTGTTGTTGATACCGTAGCGAAAGATGAAGGTCCGCGTCCAGATTCCACACCCGAAGTGCTCGCTGGACTGAAGACAGTATTCGACGAAAATGGCGTCATTACTGCAGGGAACGCCAGTCAAATGAGTGATGGAGCTTCGGCGGTCTTGCTCATGTCGAAAGAGAAGGCGGAAGAGCATGGTATTAAGCCGCTTGCCCGGATTGTCGCTCGTACGGTTGTCGGATCTGACCCGACATTGATGCTAACGGGGCCAATAGAAGCAACGAAAAAAGTGTTAGAGAAAGCCAACCTTTCTATAGAAGATATGGACGTTTACGAAGTGAATGAAGCATTTGCTCCTGTACCGCTTGCATGGCTCAAGGAAACGGGTGCGAATCCTGAAAAACTCAATCCGAACGGCGGTGCGATTGCACTTGGCCATCCACTTGGAGCAACCGGGACAAAGTTACTTGTATCCTTGGTGAATGAACTTCATCGGACGGGCGGGAAGTACGGATTGCTTGCGATTTGCGAAGGAATGGGAATGGCGAACGCAACGATTATCGAACGTTTGTAA
- a CDS encoding ABC transporter permease, whose protein sequence is MKKFGLAILGIVAAIVVLANLGSILGLAISALIAFAGVHYYRKTDSTFLKLFWGTVLVIGLVTAVTNIPAFIGIIAFLGVYYVWRNWNDKKNDNVIDAKYSDDPFVNFERQWDEITK, encoded by the coding sequence ATGAAAAAATTTGGTCTGGCGATACTTGGCATTGTGGCAGCTATCGTTGTTCTTGCAAACTTAGGGTCGATTTTAGGGTTGGCGATTTCCGCATTGATCGCTTTTGCGGGGGTTCATTATTACAGGAAGACTGATTCCACGTTCCTGAAACTATTCTGGGGAACTGTGCTCGTTATCGGCTTGGTGACTGCTGTTACAAATATTCCAGCGTTCATCGGCATCATCGCTTTCCTTGGCGTCTACTATGTGTGGCGCAATTGGAATGATAAGAAAAACGATAATGTAATCGATGCAAAGTATTCCGATGATCCATTCGTCAATTTCGAACGCCAATGGGATGAAATTACAAAATAA
- a CDS encoding PspA/IM30 family protein, with protein sequence MNTLWNRIKYTVQADLHSMLDKKESKNPIAMLNQYVKEAEKQTESVGKLLERQGKLKVALEKEYAEAKTMLDKRRNQLALAESIGEEDLVAFAQDEVQAYETRAAELTNSITDSAKELVALERKFEEMKHKVKDMKVRQLQLMGKENVTRAHRRMDQFISPENGDKQVSSVEEMNSYIENLGGKINHEFESSSMERRLELLEKNATTKAEIV encoded by the coding sequence ATGAATACATTATGGAACAGGATTAAATACACGGTGCAAGCTGATTTACATTCAATGTTAGACAAGAAGGAATCGAAAAACCCAATTGCAATGTTGAACCAGTACGTTAAGGAAGCAGAGAAGCAAACGGAATCGGTTGGAAAGCTTTTGGAACGCCAGGGGAAATTGAAGGTAGCGCTTGAAAAGGAATATGCAGAAGCGAAAACAATGTTGGATAAACGCCGCAACCAGTTGGCGCTTGCGGAGTCAATAGGCGAGGAAGATCTTGTTGCATTTGCACAGGATGAGGTGCAAGCTTACGAAACACGCGCTGCTGAGCTAACGAATAGCATAACTGATTCAGCGAAGGAATTGGTTGCGTTAGAGCGGAAGTTCGAGGAAATGAAACATAAAGTGAAAGACATGAAAGTGCGCCAACTCCAATTGATGGGGAAAGAAAACGTCACACGTGCCCATCGCCGAATGGATCAATTCATCTCACCAGAAAATGGTGACAAACAAGTTTCTAGTGTTGAGGAAATGAATTCCTATATCGAAAACCTTGGCGGAAAAATTAATCATGAGTTCGAATCTTCCTCAATGGAGCGTAGATTGGAATTACTTGAGAAAAATGCTACAACAAAAGCGGAAATTGTGTAA
- the liaF gene encoding cell wall-active antibiotics response protein LiaF: MKKLETNKVIFWIAAFLCLIFVETTFLSNGNFIFLLLGAGFIYYGFKKRSKWMTFLGIFFIIMALMTLWSLRMLLFTAFVYVLYHLWKGVPAEQIMRPLKEFKQATPNGIWKNKWFSTQTSPFSSYEWEDIQIQGFFGDIHVDVTDTVLPKGTSFISIRQGFGRIKIDLPYEIPVRIHYNTLFGEARILDLSPKRMLNETLHFKDGYEGEIGDRAELIISLATWIGDIEVVRK, translated from the coding sequence ATGAAGAAGCTTGAAACGAACAAGGTGATATTTTGGATTGCCGCATTTCTATGTCTTATTTTTGTAGAGACTACATTTCTGTCAAACGGTAATTTCATCTTCCTCCTTCTTGGTGCCGGATTTATTTATTACGGCTTTAAAAAGCGTTCGAAATGGATGACTTTTTTAGGCATCTTTTTCATAATAATGGCGTTGATGACGTTGTGGAGTTTGCGAATGTTGCTGTTCACTGCGTTCGTCTATGTTTTATACCATCTATGGAAAGGAGTTCCGGCGGAGCAAATTATGCGTCCGTTGAAAGAATTCAAACAGGCGACGCCGAACGGCATATGGAAAAACAAATGGTTTTCAACTCAAACTTCCCCCTTTTCATCTTATGAATGGGAAGACATCCAGATTCAAGGCTTCTTCGGAGATATTCATGTAGACGTTACGGATACAGTCCTGCCAAAAGGGACATCATTCATTTCCATCCGACAAGGTTTCGGTAGGATTAAGATTGACTTGCCTTATGAAATTCCAGTGCGCATCCATTACAACACATTGTTCGGAGAGGCGCGGATCCTTGACCTTAGTCCGAAACGTATGCTCAATGAGACACTTCATTTCAAAGATGGCTATGAAGGAGAAATCGGGGATCGTGCAGAGCTGATCATCTCCCTTGCGACGTGGATTGGTGATATTGAGGTGGTGCGGAAATGA
- a CDS encoding sensor histidine kinase: MKNLFGRSLSLTLIFIAITALYFYLIIDLPLGEVGFLFYEIQYANVPLGAWIIITCIALSSWIAIWMGSIGRSKEKAFEQQLTGLIQSEEPVKISKKFSPKIDRTLEDVSNILITQRKSLQRITDERAEAQDKLIQEQIVQERQRLARELHDSVSQQLFAASMLMSAINEQEHEKSIAKPLLQVERMVQQAQLEMRALLLHLRPAALNDKSLAEGLEELLVELKEKVSFDIRYRLEEVSLSKGAEDHLFRIAQETLSNTLRHAQATEVDVLFVERDGLAIFRVQDNGVGFQETDSKGGSYGLQNVKERAIEIGGTCKIVSVPSQGTIVEVKLPTKKGDELGDSDSISG, encoded by the coding sequence ATGAAGAATCTGTTCGGACGCAGCCTCTCATTAACCTTAATCTTCATCGCCATTACGGCACTTTATTTCTATCTAATCATCGACCTTCCGTTGGGTGAGGTCGGATTTCTCTTTTATGAAATCCAGTATGCGAACGTTCCGTTAGGTGCCTGGATTATTATCACATGCATAGCGCTTAGTAGTTGGATTGCCATCTGGATGGGAAGCATTGGCCGGTCGAAGGAAAAAGCGTTTGAGCAACAACTGACGGGATTGATTCAAAGTGAAGAACCGGTAAAAATCAGTAAAAAGTTTTCACCTAAGATTGATAGAACGCTTGAGGACGTCTCCAATATTTTGATAACGCAGCGTAAAAGCTTACAGCGCATAACCGATGAACGGGCAGAAGCACAAGATAAATTAATACAAGAGCAGATTGTCCAGGAACGTCAGCGTCTTGCCCGGGAACTGCATGATTCCGTTTCTCAGCAGCTTTTTGCTGCATCGATGCTTATGTCCGCGATTAATGAGCAGGAGCATGAAAAGTCGATAGCGAAGCCACTTTTACAGGTGGAACGCATGGTGCAGCAGGCACAACTTGAGATGCGGGCGTTATTACTTCATTTGCGACCAGCTGCCTTAAATGATAAATCACTCGCTGAAGGACTTGAGGAACTATTAGTCGAATTAAAAGAAAAGGTTTCGTTCGACATCCGATACCGATTGGAAGAGGTGTCGCTATCGAAGGGCGCAGAGGATCATTTATTCCGCATTGCGCAAGAAACGTTGTCGAATACATTGCGTCACGCACAGGCGACGGAAGTCGATGTCCTTTTCGTTGAACGGGATGGATTGGCCATTTTCCGTGTTCAGGATAATGGCGTCGGGTTCCAGGAAACCGATAGTAAAGGCGGTTCTTACGGCTTGCAAAACGTAAAAGAGCGGGCGATTGAAATCGGTGGTACTTGTAAAATTGTTTCTGTACCTTCACAAGGTACGATTGTCGAAGTAAAATTGCCTACGAAAAAGGGGGATGAGTTGGGTGATTCGGATTCTATTAGCGGATGA
- a CDS encoding response regulator transcription factor — protein sequence MIRILLADDHEMVRIGVSAYLQTQPDMEVVDEAVNGKEAVEKALELRPDIILMDMVMPEMNGAEATAAIIKQWPEAKIVIVTSFLDDDKVYPALEAGAISYILKTSNAKRIAEAIRDTLKGQTVLEPEVTSKMMQKMRTGNSHRLHDDLTERELEILLLLAKGKTNQEIADELFIALKTVKTHVSNLLSKLEVQDRTQAVIYAFKNDLVE from the coding sequence GTGATTCGGATTCTATTAGCGGATGATCATGAAATGGTGAGAATAGGCGTTTCCGCTTATTTACAGACGCAACCAGATATGGAAGTCGTCGACGAGGCGGTCAATGGAAAAGAGGCCGTGGAAAAAGCTCTTGAGTTAAGGCCTGATATCATTTTAATGGATATGGTGATGCCGGAAATGAACGGCGCTGAGGCGACTGCGGCGATCATCAAGCAATGGCCAGAAGCGAAAATCGTTATTGTCACCAGTTTCTTGGATGACGATAAAGTATACCCCGCCCTCGAAGCTGGGGCAATTAGCTACATATTGAAGACATCCAATGCAAAACGAATTGCCGAAGCCATCCGTGACACTTTGAAGGGCCAGACCGTTTTGGAGCCAGAAGTGACATCGAAAATGATGCAGAAAATGAGGACCGGCAATTCGCATCGGTTGCATGATGATTTGACAGAGCGGGAGTTAGAGATTCTTCTTTTACTCGCAAAAGGCAAAACGAATCAGGAGATTGCGGATGAGCTGTTTATTGCATTGAAAACCGTGAAGACGCATGTGAGTAATTTATTGTCGAAACTTGAAGTTCAGGATCGGACACAGGCGGTTATTTATGCGTTTAAGAATGATTTGGTGGAATGA
- a CDS encoding mechanosensitive ion channel, with amino-acid sequence MYRDMYFTNMLSYLPELILGLVVLLIGFFIAKAVENAVSKRLKKSRVNERLDVKDGKWNVEKIISKVVFFGILLLAFLLFFNIMNASMIASPFMTMYSGIGGAVLSILKAGLILLLAWVLALIVKKVILALGGKMKLNKYVSKVGASPDEIDKSKWVETAANIAFYVVLLLFVPAVLHALGLSGISGPFEGMLSSFMNFIPKLVGAALIFAVGWVVAKIIRTIVTKLLESVGVDRFSHKLKLSSGQGKSTSISGIVGTIVFVLIMIPVTISALEVLDLEGISQPAIAMLNDIMTMLPKIAVAIVLVLVGIYLAKWVKGIVISLLDNLGINSIFGKMGVRSKATTPSFSQIIGTIVQVIVILLFVVEALQLLNLTFMVTLATGIFAYLPMVVAAVVILAIGFWLANLSEKFVGSILTTKSGSPHVLRYVAKYAILAFAFFMALSQLGIAPAIINAAFILILGGAALAFGLAFGLGGREHASRYLTKMEGSLQEADVSKEKWEQEKSEMKREAKRSANKAQRAVDETTKEDHVPPVGNNGYPTKQDYEPRTGQTFSDELPLSDPADSNTSDAFEENDPTRFNQTDGYNTTDPGEEYPYDPNRGNNPDK; translated from the coding sequence ATGTACAGAGATATGTATTTTACAAACATGCTTAGCTATCTGCCGGAATTGATTCTCGGTTTAGTCGTATTGCTCATCGGCTTCTTCATAGCAAAAGCGGTCGAGAACGCAGTCAGCAAACGATTGAAGAAATCGAGAGTCAATGAACGATTAGATGTTAAAGACGGAAAATGGAATGTCGAGAAGATCATCAGTAAAGTAGTTTTCTTTGGAATCCTCTTACTTGCTTTCCTTCTTTTCTTTAACATCATGAATGCATCCATGATCGCTTCGCCTTTCATGACGATGTATTCGGGAATTGGCGGGGCGGTTCTCAGCATCTTGAAAGCTGGGCTAATCTTGCTACTTGCGTGGGTTCTTGCATTGATTGTCAAAAAGGTAATTTTGGCACTCGGAGGCAAGATGAAGCTAAACAAATATGTCTCGAAGGTAGGGGCATCCCCTGATGAAATCGATAAGTCGAAATGGGTCGAAACTGCAGCGAACATTGCATTTTACGTAGTATTGTTGCTCTTCGTACCAGCTGTATTGCACGCCCTCGGTCTAAGCGGAATTAGTGGTCCATTCGAGGGAATGCTTTCAAGCTTCATGAATTTCATTCCGAAACTTGTCGGAGCAGCGTTAATCTTCGCAGTTGGCTGGGTGGTCGCAAAAATCATCCGAACGATTGTTACGAAGCTGCTTGAGTCGGTTGGCGTCGACCGGTTCTCGCATAAGTTAAAGCTTTCTTCAGGACAAGGGAAATCAACAAGTATTTCGGGCATTGTCGGCACAATCGTTTTTGTTCTGATTATGATCCCTGTAACGATTTCCGCACTTGAAGTACTGGATTTGGAAGGTATTTCGCAACCGGCAATCGCCATGTTAAATGACATTATGACAATGCTGCCGAAAATTGCTGTCGCCATTGTACTTGTACTTGTCGGAATTTATTTGGCGAAATGGGTAAAGGGTATCGTCATTTCGTTACTCGATAATTTGGGGATCAACTCGATTTTCGGGAAGATGGGTGTACGCTCTAAAGCAACAACGCCTTCATTCTCCCAAATCATTGGAACGATTGTTCAAGTGATCGTCATCTTACTGTTCGTTGTTGAAGCACTACAGCTACTGAACTTGACGTTCATGGTGACATTAGCAACTGGTATTTTCGCATACTTGCCGATGGTCGTTGCGGCAGTCGTCATCTTGGCGATCGGATTCTGGTTAGCGAACCTATCTGAGAAATTTGTCGGAAGCATCCTCACAACGAAATCAGGGTCGCCACATGTTTTGCGATATGTAGCGAAATATGCGATTTTGGCGTTCGCGTTCTTCATGGCGTTGAGCCAGTTAGGTATTGCGCCAGCCATCATCAATGCGGCATTCATCCTCATTCTTGGAGGTGCTGCACTCGCATTCGGGCTCGCATTCGGTTTAGGCGGACGTGAACATGCCTCCCGATATTTGACGAAAATGGAAGGTAGTTTGCAAGAGGCGGATGTGTCGAAAGAGAAATGGGAGCAGGAGAAGAGTGAGATGAAGCGCGAGGCTAAGAGGTCTGCGAATAAAGCACAGCGTGCCGTGGATGAAACGACTAAAGAGGACCATGTCCCTCCAGTTGGGAACAATGGATATCCGACTAAACAAGACTATGAACCACGTACGGGTCAAACTTTTTCAGATGAACTTCCATTGTCTGATCCAGCCGATTCAAACACATCTGATGCCTTTGAAGAAAATGATCCAACACGTTTCAATCAAACGGACGGATACAATACGACGGATCCGGGTGAAGAGTACCCTTATGATCCGAACCGTGGAAATAATCCTGATAAGTAA